The Atribacter laminatus genome contains the following window.
AGGTGAAGTCTGGGTTAAAAAAGCCATCTCCCCAGTCACTGGTGATGGAGGAGAAGCCAATTACCTTACCACTGCCCAGGTGATTCTCTGGGAAGTGATTGAAAGTTCATCTCCTGGTTCGATTCCGATCAAAGACATTCCAGATGTCATCCCTTTTGAAAATATCCCTGACGAATTCTATGAGGCTGTTAAAAACGCTTTGGCTGATTGCCGGGATGCTCAACAAGATAAAACGGTCATTGGTCTTGCCAAAACTTATGCCCTGGCAAATTTTGGTGCTCCCTGTGCACCTTGCGTTGAGGGAAATCCAGATTCTACTCCCTGTGTATGTCCAACTCCAACACCAACCCCAACACCTACACCGACTCCTACACCCACCCCGACTCCAACTCCGGATTGTCCGATTGGTTTATTAAAAGCTGTGATATCGGTTACAGATCTTGGAAATAATAAGTATAAATTTGATGCCTCGAATTCAACCCCACAAAACGGAGAATTTGCTATCACCAGCTATGCCTGGAAAATTACCAATGGCAATGGAACAATAGTTAAAAAATCTTCTAAAAAATCAACAATTTATAATTCTTCTGAAAAAACCTTTGAATATACGATTCAACGACCCTTTTCAGTTGCTCTCGCTATTAAGAATAAATGTGAAGAAATTAGCATTATTCAAGATTTTCAACTTCAAAATGCCAAGCTCACCGTAACAAAAGCTTTTGAATCTGGAACGACTCCAGATCCCAACACAAAATGGTCATTTACCCTTACCGGTCCCAACAACCACTCCTTTGATCTTCCCAATAATGGAAACTGGAGCAAGGTTCTTGAGAATCTCACTCCCGGCAACTACACCCTTACCGAAACTCAGCAGTCCGGCTTTGAATGTACCTCAATCGTCGTTAACGGAACTGGAGTTTCAAATATAAATGTTGACCTTGCCAACAATAAAGCAACTTTCACCTTAGCTAGCGAAGCCAATGTCACCGCAGCTTTTACCAACAAAAAACAGGAAGAAAAACCAGCCAAGCTCACCGTTAAGAAAGTCTTAGAACCAGGAAGTGAAACAGGTGGTCCTTGGGGCTTTACTCTGACCGGTCCGGGAACCAATGAACCCTTTGACTTGGCAGCCGATGGTCAGAAAGAATTTAATTCCCTGACTCCAGGACAGTACACCCTCACCGAGACCCCTGGCGCTTTCCAGTGTGTCTCGATCAACGTCAATGGCAATCCCGATCCGACTCCTGGTGATGGCTCAGTTACCTTTAATTTAGCCAACAAAGCCGAGATCACCGTGATCTATACCAATAATAAGACGACTGAATCGGCCAAGCTCACCGTTAAGAAAGTCTTAGAACCAGGAAGTGAAACAGGTGGTCCTTGGGGCTTTACTCTGACCGGTCCGGGAACCAATGAACCCTTTGACTTGGCAGCCGATGGTCAGAAAGAATTTAATTCCCTGACTCCAGGACAGTACACCCTCACCGAGACTCAGGAGCCCGGCTTTGTGTGTACCTCAATCAAGGTCGATGGCCAAGAATATCCAACGGGTGATGGCTCAGTTACCTTTAATTTAGCCAACAAAGCCGAGATCACCGTGATCTATACCAATAATAAGACGACTGAATCGGCCAAGCTCACCG
Protein-coding sequences here:
- a CDS encoding MSCRAMM family protein; its protein translation is MNRKKLWFFVLTTVILTSFISGCIGGGQFGAPSADSSVTIKGVVVAPDNNCFTDTCANPSIIEGDPLPNADIILKGDTHTLTGKTDCAGNYQISGLADDGYILYANRGEVWVKKAISPVTGDGGEANYLTTAQVILWEVIESSSPGSIPIKDIPDVIPFENIPDEFYEAVKNALADCRDAQQDKTVIGLAKTYALANFGAPCAPCVEGNPDSTPCVCPTPTPTPTPTPTPTPTPTPTPDCPIGLLKAVISVTDLGNNKYKFDASNSTPQNGEFAITSYAWKITNGNGTIVKKSSKKSTIYNSSEKTFEYTIQRPFSVALAIKNKCEEISIIQDFQLQNAKLTVTKAFESGTTPDPNTKWSFTLTGPNNHSFDLPNNGNWSKVLENLTPGNYTLTETQQSGFECTSIVVNGTGVSNINVDLANNKATFTLASEANVTAAFTNKKQEEKPAKLTVKKVLEPGSETGGPWGFTLTGPGTNEPFDLAADGQKEFNSLTPGQYTLTETPGAFQCVSINVNGNPDPTPGDGSVTFNLANKAEITVIYTNNKTTESAKLTVKKVLEPGSETGGPWGFTLTGPGTNEPFDLAADGQKEFNSLTPGQYTLTETQEPGFVCTSIKVDGQEYPTGDGSVTFNLANKAEITVIYTNNKTTESAKLTVKKELLPGSDSAGPWGNSWNFTLTGPGTNQTFKVATGGQEVFDSLTPGQYTLTENPGAFQCVSISVDGNPDLSPGDGSVTFPLTSGTEVTVIYSNYKKTENIQDILIVGPSSPASGTLGYIKEISKSNDSYFQVQYKLLGGSYGSTYEAWCIDRYGEISIFKEYLVRFYPADNYSNPLNFINGNIEDIWGFIDLGNQETYSITKIQNQIWWITNGWGSNDSSFDDAIPMIKQGIICVPIQ